One window of the Desulfitibacter alkalitolerans DSM 16504 genome contains the following:
- a CDS encoding VirB6/TrbL-like conjugal transfer protein, CD1112 family, which produces MSFLFDKITEWMKEALIGGITGNYQGMFNEVNTRVGEIASQVGQTPEGWNSGIFSMIKSLSDTVILPVAGMILTFVLCYELIQLIIEKNNMHDFDTWIFFKWIFKTFAATYILTHTFDIVMGVFDLAQRAVNGSAGIISGSLNINLAMDSLQTQLEAMEWYTLMGLYMESAILSLCMKALSICIFLIIYGRMLEIYLTTSVAAIPFATMVNREWGSMGQNYLKSLFAVAFQGFLIMVCIAIYAVLLNSTVFSSNIHTAIWGVVGYTVLLCFSLFKTGSLSKTIFGAH; this is translated from the coding sequence ATGAGCTTCCTTTTTGACAAAATTACCGAATGGATGAAGGAGGCTTTAATCGGCGGTATCACCGGCAACTATCAGGGTATGTTCAACGAAGTGAACACCCGGGTCGGTGAAATCGCAAGCCAGGTGGGGCAAACGCCGGAGGGCTGGAACTCCGGCATTTTCTCCATGATTAAGTCTCTTTCGGACACCGTAATCCTCCCCGTCGCCGGGATGATATTGACCTTTGTGCTGTGCTATGAGCTGATCCAGCTCATCATTGAGAAAAACAACATGCACGACTTTGACACCTGGATTTTCTTCAAATGGATTTTCAAGACCTTTGCAGCCACCTACATCCTCACCCATACCTTTGATATTGTCATGGGTGTATTCGATCTGGCCCAGCGGGCAGTGAACGGCAGTGCCGGAATCATATCCGGCAGCCTGAACATCAACCTTGCCATGGACAGCCTGCAGACCCAATTGGAGGCCATGGAATGGTATACGCTGATGGGGCTGTATATGGAATCCGCTATTCTCAGCCTGTGCATGAAAGCCCTGTCCATCTGCATCTTCCTGATCATCTACGGACGTATGCTGGAAATCTATCTTACCACCTCAGTGGCGGCCATTCCCTTTGCTACTATGGTCAACCGGGAATGGGGCAGCATGGGACAGAACTATTTAAAATCCCTGTTTGCCGTGGCATTCCAGGGCTTTCTCATCATGGTCTGTATTGCCATTTACGCAGTTTTATTAAACAGCACGGTCTTTTCCAGCAACATCCACACAGCGATTTGGGGTGTTGTGGGTTACACGGTGCTCTTATGCTTTTCCCTGTTTAAGACCGGGAGCCTGTCGAAGACCATTTTCGGCGCGCACTAA
- a CDS encoding Maff2 family mobile element protein: protein MEFFTEAINVLKVLVIALGAGLAVWGVINLLEGYGNDNPGAKSQGMKQLMAGGGVVLIGLKLIPLLSGLFS, encoded by the coding sequence ATGGAATTTTTCACAGAAGCCATCAATGTCTTGAAAGTCCTCGTTATCGCGCTTGGCGCAGGCCTTGCCGTGTGGGGCGTCATCAATCTTTTGGAGGGGTACGGCAACGATAATCCGGGTGCGAAATCCCAGGGCATGAAGCAGCTCATGGCGGGCGGCGGCGTGGTGCTCATCGGACTGAAGCTCATTCCCCTGCTGTCTGGCCTGTTTAGTTAA